A DNA window from Flavisolibacter ginsenosidimutans contains the following coding sequences:
- a CDS encoding DUF262 domain-containing protein, whose translation MKFDSRKKSTDTLALISHTEHPASFDSGEDYNAKIADAYEVAHKQLKLLFKNKSPEEFYQYFSQRVHILRVSVPHDTNLNHYFEIMNTRGEQLEKHEILKAKLMEVLSGDEKASYAFNLIWEACADMERYVQYGFDPPERNKLFTQGNWNRLAANSFDDVANNIHYKDVLGTNER comes from the coding sequence TTGAAGTTCGATTCCCGAAAAAAATCTACTGATACGCTGGCATTGATTTCACATACTGAGCATCCTGCTTCCTTTGACAGCGGCGAAGACTACAATGCGAAAATTGCCGATGCCTACGAAGTAGCACACAAGCAGTTAAAGCTGCTATTTAAGAACAAATCTCCGGAAGAGTTTTACCAATACTTCTCGCAAAGAGTACACATTCTACGTGTGTCGGTACCTCACGACACGAATTTGAATCACTACTTCGAGATAATGAATACCCGTGGTGAGCAATTAGAAAAGCACGAGATACTAAAAGCAAAACTGATGGAGGTGTTGAGTGGCGATGAGAAAGCGTCCTACGCCTTCAATTTGATTTGGGAGGCATGTGCCGATATGGAACGGTACGTGCAATATGGATTTGACCCTCCTGAAAGGAATAAACTGTTTACTCAAGGAAACTGGAACCGGCTTGCGGCCAATAGTTTTGATGATGTCGCAAATAACATCCATTACAAAGACGTGTTGGGGACGAACGAAAGATGA